GACGGCGACTTCAGCATCGTGGCGCGACCCAAGCCCGGCAAGCCGATCGGCCCGGTGCAGCGTGCCGTCGACGAGGAGCTGCGCCGCCTCGGCGAGGCCCCGCCGACCGCCCGCGAGATGGAGCAGGCAAAGAACTCGCTGGAGGCTGCGTTCCTCCGCTCGACGCAGACGGTCGGCGGGAAGGCCGATCGACTGAACAGCTACTACTTCGAGGTGGGCGTGCCCGATGCCTTTCAGCGCGACCTGGACCGGTTGCGCGCCGTGACCGCGGCCGATGTGCAGCGCGTGGTCAAGCAGTATCTCACCGGGCCGCGCGCCGTCGTCTCGGTGGTCCCGATGGGGAAGCGTGAGCTCGCGGCCGAGCCGCGGGGGGTGACGCCGTGAAGATTGTCATCCTGAGCGAAGCCGCCCGCAGGGCGGCGCAGTCGAAGGATCTGCTGGCCCTCGCGACCATGCTCTGCATTGCCTCGCCGCTGCATGCGCAGGTCACCACCGCGCCGGCGCTCGGCCCCGCGCCGAAGCTGTCGGTGCCGGTGGTGCAGACCGCCTCGCTGCCGAACGGCCTCAAGATCCAGGTCGCCCGCAACGCCGAAGTCCCGCTGGTCGAGGCGCGGCTGATCATCAACGGCGGCGCCAGGCTCCGTGGCACCACGCCGGGCCTCGCCACCTTCACCGCCGGCTTGCTGGGTGAAGGGGCCGGTGGGATGACGGCGTTGAAACTGGCCGAGGAGACCGACTTCATCGGCGCCTCGCTGCGCGCCGGTGCGGGGTACGAGAATGTCACGCTCTCGTTGTCGGTGCCGAAGCGGTCGGTGGATCGTGGCTTCCAGTTGATGGCGTTGATGCTCCTCAAGCCGACCTTCTCGAGCGTCGACATCAACCGGCAGCGGTCGCTGCGCCTGGCGGGCTTCACCAGCGAACGAGATTCGCCCAATGCCGTGGCGGGCAAGGTCTTCTACCGCAACATTTTTCCAGCGTCCCATCCGTACCACGGCGACATCGATGGCGACTCCGCGTCGGTGGTGAACTTCGACTCCGTGGCGGTGCGGAATTGGTGGGCCACGGCCGCCGATCCGCGGCGCACCACGCTGGTGCTCAGTGGCGACGTGACGTTGCAGGAAGCGGTGAGCTGGGCGGCGAAGCACTTCAGTGGCTGGAAGGCGCCGTCGGTGATTCTTTCCTCGGTGCCAGCGCGTGACGTCTCGGGGCCGACGCAGTGGAAGTCGCGGGTGATCCTGGTGGACAAGCCCGACGCTGCGCAGTCGGTGATCATGATCGGCGGGCCAGGCATGTCGCGCAGCGACCCCGACTATCCCGCCGTGATGGTCATGAACACCATCCTCGGCGGTTCCTTCTCGGCACGGCTCAACGACCTGCTGCGCGAGCAGCTGGGCTACACCTATGGCGCCGGCTCGGACTTCTCCTTCGCCCCGGTGGCCGGGCCGTTCGTGATTGGCACGGATGTCCGCACCGACGTCACCGATTCATCGCTCGTGGTCATCTTCCGCGAAATCGCCGCCATGCGGGAGAAGGCCGTCACCGACGTCGAGCTCGCTCGCGCACGGAACTACCTCGTGCTCGGGTCGCTCTCGGACTACGAGACAGCCAGCCAGGTGGCGGGGGCGATGAGCACGGCGCTCCTCTTCCGGTTGCCGCTCGCCACGATTCCGGCGGAGCTGGCGCGGATCAACGCCGTCACCGCCGCTGACGTGCAGCGGATGGCGAAGTTCCGCCTGAACCCCGCCGAGATGACCGTGGTGATCGTCGGCGACCTGGCGAAGATCCGCGCCGGGATCGAGAAGCTGGGGTTGGGGCCGGTGGAGGTGCAGACGTACGAGAAGTAGTCGTAGGTCGTAAGTCGTAGGTCGTAAGTCCTGAGAGGTGAGATGTGGCCCGCATGGGTTCACGTCTCACCTCTTACCTTTCACCCTCCGACTCACGACCTACGACTTACGACCTACGACCTACGACCCCTCATGACACTCCTCTCAAGTCGCCGTGTCTACTCCGGCCGCATCGTCTCCCTCGACATCGACACGGTGCGCTTCCCCAACGGCAACGTCGGCGAGCTCGAGATGCTCAGGCATCCGGGCGCGTCGGCGGTACTGCCGTTTCTCGATCCGGTGGAGGACGCCGACCCGCGCGTGCTGCTGATCAAGCAGTTTCGCCACGCGACTGGCGACTACCTCTGGGAGATCCCGGCGGGTCGGCGGGATGGCGAGGAGTCGCCGGAAACGACGGCGCACCGCGAGCTGCAGGAGGAGACCGGCTACCGGGCCAGTCAGGTGGAGCGGCTCACCTCGATCTGGACCACCCCGGGCTTCACCGACGAGGTGATCCATCTCTTCCTGGCCAGCGGGCTGACGCCGGGGGAGAGCGCATTGGAGGCGGATGAGGTGCTCGCCGTGCACCCGCTGCCATGGTCGGAGGTGCTGGATATGGTGCACAATGGAACCATAACGGACACGAAATCGATCAACGCGATCCTTTTTGTACAGGCTTTCAAGAGATAACCTTTGACAAACTAAAAAAGTGCGGTAGCTTCTCGTGGTGACCCTTCAACGAAGGATGTCCCCATGACCGCGATCGCATTCCCCAGCCTCACCCTGCCCGTCGCCGACGCCACCACGCGTGAGCGTCCGACGATGGTCGCCTCGCCGGCCTCCGACGCCGCCAACCTGGAAAACTCCCGACTGGTCGCGGCGCACCTCGCCGGCGACGAGCGGGCCTTCGGCGAGCTGGTCCGCCGCTACCAGGTGCGGTTGCTCAACTTCATTTTCCGGATGATCGGCGATCGCGAGCGGGCGGAGGATCTGGTGCAGGAGGCGTTCGTGCGGGTGC
Above is a genomic segment from Gemmatimonadota bacterium containing:
- a CDS encoding NUDIX hydrolase, encoding MTLLSSRRVYSGRIVSLDIDTVRFPNGNVGELEMLRHPGASAVLPFLDPVEDADPRVLLIKQFRHATGDYLWEIPAGRRDGEESPETTAHRELQEETGYRASQVERLTSIWTTPGFTDEVIHLFLASGLTPGESALEADEVLAVHPLPWSEVLDMVHNGTITDTKSINAILFVQAFKR
- a CDS encoding insulinase family protein, whose translation is MKIVILSEAARRAAQSKDLLALATMLCIASPLHAQVTTAPALGPAPKLSVPVVQTASLPNGLKIQVARNAEVPLVEARLIINGGARLRGTTPGLATFTAGLLGEGAGGMTALKLAEETDFIGASLRAGAGYENVTLSLSVPKRSVDRGFQLMALMLLKPTFSSVDINRQRSLRLAGFTSERDSPNAVAGKVFYRNIFPASHPYHGDIDGDSASVVNFDSVAVRNWWATAADPRRTTLVLSGDVTLQEAVSWAAKHFSGWKAPSVILSSVPARDVSGPTQWKSRVILVDKPDAAQSVIMIGGPGMSRSDPDYPAVMVMNTILGGSFSARLNDLLREQLGYTYGAGSDFSFAPVAGPFVIGTDVRTDVTDSSLVVIFREIAAMREKAVTDVELARARNYLVLGSLSDYETASQVAGAMSTALLFRLPLATIPAELARINAVTAADVQRMAKFRLNPAEMTVVIVGDLAKIRAGIEKLGLGPVEVQTYEK